TGCACGCCGCCACGCCGTGGGAACGCCCGGCGGACGAACGGCTGGGCGCGAGCACGATGGCGAGACCCAGGACGGCGAACACCAGCGGTGCGAACGGGAAAGCAAACCGCCGGTGCAGTTCCATCATTTCCGGTATGGCACCGAGACCTTGAGCGGTCTTCGCGCGAATCGCCTCGCGAAGGCTCCGCATGGACATCTCCTCGGGATTCCCGGATTCGTCGTCCAGCGCCGGCAGTTGATCCAGTTTCAGGTTGAGGTTGTAGACGTTGAAGGAGGTCTGGCTGAAGTGCGACCGGTCGGACCGCCGTTCATGGACCATGCCGTCGTACAGCCGCAGGCTGATGGAGTTGGCGACGTTGTCGGAATGTAGCAGCGCCACCCTTCCGATGATAAGATGCTCCGCGTCCGGATCGCGTTGATCGATGATCAGGATGCCCTGGAAGGTATTGCCGGGCGGGACGATCCTGTCGACGTAGACCAGGACCTTGGGGAAGAAGTCGTTGAACACCTTTTCCCTGAGCAGGGATCCGGCGCGGTTCGTGGCCACCGCGTAGAGTTCTTTCTTGACGGCCAGGTTGGCGGCCGGACGGACGAGCATGGACAACCCGAGGGTGAGGAGAGAAACGGCCAGGCCCAGGAGCAACACCGGTATCAGGAAGTGGACCGGCCCGACGCCGCAGGCCTTGAACGCCAGGGTCTCGTTGTCGCGCGCGAGCCGGCCGCAGCCGTAGAGAATCCCCAGCAGGAAGGCCATCGGCATCGTCGTTTCGAGTAGCGTCGGCAGGATCAACGCGAAGAGCTTCGCGATCTGATCCAGCGGGGCGCCCCGGCTCACCACCAACTCGATGAGTCGGGTGATACGGCCGGCCAGGAAAACGAGCGTAAAGGCGAGGAGGCCTACCAGAAAAGGCGGGATGATCTGACCGGTCACATAGGCGCTCAGGGTCCGATGCACACGGGCTATGGTAGCCTTCTTTGATGAATTCCACAACGCGGAATACGCCGGGCGGTCAGCGACCGGAAGCGGTGCTCATCTACGGGATCCATCCCGTTCTGGAGAAGCTTCGCGCCGCCCCCGGCGACATCATGGAAATCCTCATGGTCCGGGGCGACCGCGGTCCCGCGCTGCGCCGGGTGGAGCAGGCCGCGCTCCGGGAAGGCTGCCGTGTGAAGGAGACGGACGGACGCGCGCTGGACGCCCTGGCACGCGGTGGCCGGCATCAGGGGGTCATGGCCCGGGCCGTCCCTTTCGCCTACGGGACCTTCGACGACCTCCTGTCCCGGCCGTCGGACACGGCCGGCGACTGTATTCTCTTCCTCGACGGCGTCGTCGACCCGCGCAACCTGGGGAGCATTCTGCGTACGGCCGAGGCCATGGGCGTGCGCCGTGTCGTCCTGCCCAAGGACCGTGCCGCCGGGGTTACCGGCGCCGTGATCAAGGCCTCGGCCGGGGCGGCGCATCATCTTGAGGTCTACCGCGTTCCCAACCTCCCGCGCGCTCTCGCCGCCCTGCGTGAGCGTGGCTTCTGGGTCGTGGGCCTCGACGCGGAGGCGCCGGACCGGGTTTGGGAGCAGACGTATCCGGCGCGCCTGGCCGTGGTGCTGGGGGGTGAGGAACGGGGCCTGAGGCCACTGGTGCGGCGCGGCTGTGACTATCTGGTCTCCATCCCCATGGAGGGACGGGTCGGATCGTTGAACGTGGGCGTGGCATGGGGTATATTCGCCTACGAGGTCGCGAAACAGCGAATGGACGCGTCCGTGCCGCGTCCCGGTTGACAGCCTCCGTTGACTGTCCCCGTTGACATTTGGTCCGCCAAATGCTTTATATCGTTGACGTGTCTTCTTACCCTGTTTTCCGAAAGAGGGGCAGGGTAAGTGTGGCTTTTTGTTGTTTGTTCTTGCGTGCGCGATGGCGACGGACGGTTCCGCTGGCGTAGCTCAACGGTAGAGCAGCTGATTTGTAATCAGCAGGTTGTAGGTTCAAATCCTATCGCCAGCTCCAAGTGAGCGAACTCGTTGAATCGAGCCTGTCGAGTCCCGTTTGGTCCGCGCGGTGTATTCCGGGGTGAAATGCGGAGAGGTTCCCGAGTGGACAAAGGGAGCAGACTGTAAATCTGCCGCCGATCGGCTTCGGAGGTTCGAATCCTCCCCTCTCCACCATCAGTTACCACTGTCCTGTCAGGTCGACAGGGCGCGAGTTTAGGCTCCGTGGCGACGGAGTCGGTTACGCGGGAATAGCTCAGTTGGCTAGAGCACGAGCCTTCCAAGCTCGGGGTCGCGGGTTCGAATCCCGTTTCCCGCTCCATGCCCATGCCCAGGTAGCTCAGTAGGTAGAGCACGTCCTTGGTAAGGACGAGGTCGGCGGTTCAAGCCCGCTCCTGGGCTTTGCCTGTATGTGAGACATTGAAACGCGAAATTGTGATTGGCACAGGAGGAGAAGATGAGCAAGGCGAAGTTCCAGCGTACGAAGCCGCACCTCAACATCGGCACCATCGGCCACGTCGATCATGGCAAGACCACGTTGACGGCGGCCATCACCAAGGTACTGGCTGAAAAGGGTTCGGCGGATTTCGTGCCTTTCGACCAGATCGACAAGGCGCCTGAAGAGCGCGAACGCGGCGTCACCATCAACATCGCGCACGTCGAGTACCAGACGGACAAGCGGCATTACGCCCACGTGGATTGCCCGGGACACGCGGACTACGTGAAGAACATGATCACCGGCGCCGCCCAGATGGACGGAGCGATCCTGGTGGTGTCGGCGGCCGACGGGCCCATGCCGCAGACCCGCGAGCACATCCTGCTCGCCCGGCAGGTGGGCGTGCCCTCCATCGTCGTCTACCTCAACAAGGCGGACATGGTGGATGACCCCGAGCTGCTCGAGCTGGTGGAGCTGGAGGTGCGGGAGTTGCTGTCCAAGTACCAGTTCCCGGGCGACGACATTCCGGTCGTCACCGGCAGCGCACTCCAGGCCCTGGAGGGCGAGGCCACCGAGTTGGGGGTCGAGTCCATCGGCAGGCTGATGGACGCCGTCGATTCTTACGTCCCCGATCCCGTGCGGGACGTGGACAGGCCCTTCATCATGCCGGTGGAGGACGTCTTCACCATCAGCGGCCGCGGCACCGTGGTGACGGGCCGGGTGGAGCGGGGCATCCTGCACGTGGGTGACGAGGTGGAGATCGTCGGTCTGAAGGAGACCCATAAGACCGTGGCCACCGGTGTCGAGATGTTCCGCAAGTTGCTCGACGAGGGGCAGGCGGGCGACAATATCGGCGTGCTGCTCCGGGGCGTCAAGCGCGACGAGGTGGAGCGGGGGCAGGTGCTGGCGAAGCCCAAGACGGTGACGCCGCACACCAAGTTCAAGGCCGAGGCCTACATCCTCACCAAGGAGGAGGGCGGACGGCACACCCCGTTCTTCAACGGCTACCGCCCGCAGTTCTATTTCCGGACCACCGATGTGACCGGCGTGGCGACGTTGCCCGAGGGCACCGAGATGATCATGCCTGGTGACAACATTCACATGGATGTGGATCTCATCACGCCCATTGCCATGGACGACGGCCTGCGCTTCGCCATCCGCGAAGGCGGCCGCACCGTGGGAGCTGGTGTTGTGACGGAGATCGTTCAGTAGGCGGAGGTTGGACCGATGCGTGACTTGGTAGGACTCGCCTGTGACCGATGCAAACGCAAGAACTACACGACCACCAAGAACAAGAAGCGAATCACGGACAAGCTTGAGTTCAAGAAGTTCTGCGGGAGTTGTCGCAGTCACACGGTGCACAAGGAAATCCGGGTTTGAGTCAACGGGACCGGGTCAGTAGCTCCAATTGGTAGAGCACCGGACTCCAAATCCGGCTGTTGCAGGTTCGAGTCCTGCCTGACCCGCCAGTTCTTCGCCGCCTATGGAAAAACTGACCGATTCGTTCGCCTCCGTGGGGAGGTTGACAGACTTCGTGCGCGAGGCTTGGCAGGAGCTGAAGCGGGTCCATTGGCCTACGCGGCGGGAGACCTACGCCGCCACGGGAGTCGTCGTGCTGGTGGTGATTTTTTTCGCCATCTACTTGGGGCTGGTGGACATCCTGCTCTCGTACATGCGGCAGTGGCTGATACGTTGAGACGAGGCGTTGAGACGGGAAACCGGATAGCGATAGCCCATGGCAAAGAACTGGTACGTCGTCCACACGTTCGCGGGGTTCGAGCACAAGGCCAAGGCCGCCCTGGAAGAACGCATCAAGACGCTCGGGGACCACACGGATTGGTTTGGCGAGATCCTGGTGCCGGCCGAGAAGGTCGTCGAGCTGGTGAAGGGCAAGAAGCGGACGTCCTCCAGGAAGTTCTTTCCGGGGTACATCCTGGTGCACATGGAGATGAGCGACGAGACCTGGCACGTGGTCAAGTCCACCCCCAAGGTCACCGGGTTCGTCGGCGGGGGCACGCAGCCGCCGTGGGTCAGCGAGGAGGAGGTGCGGGCGATCACCCAGCAGATGGAGGAAGGGGCCGTGCGCCCGCGGCCGCGGGTGGTATTCACCGTGGGCGAGAGCATCAAGGTGATCGACGGACCGTTCTCCGAGTTCAACGGCGTGGTCGAGGAAGTCAAGCCGGAGAAGGGCAAGCTGCGGGTGCTGATCAGCATCTTCGGGCGGGCGACTCCGGTGGAGCTGGATTTCATTCAGGTGGAGCGGAGCTAGTGTCGCGCGGGCTTCGCCCGCGGTCGTAAGGAGTTTTGGGCATGGCCAAGAAGGTGATCGGCGAGATCAAGTTGCAAATTCCCGCCGGGCTGGCGAACCCGAGTCCCCCGGTGGGACCGGCGTTGGGCCAGCGGGGCGTGAACATCATGGAGTTCTGCAAGGCCTTCAACGCGGCCACGCAGAATCAGCCGGGGATGATCATTCCGGTCATCATCACCGTTTACGCCGACCGCACCTTCAGCTTCATCACCAAGACGCCGCCGGCGGCCGTGTTGCTGAAGAAGGCCGCGGGACTCGACAAGGGCGCCGCGGAGCCGGGCAAGGAGACCAAGGGCCAGGTGACCAAGGCGCAGGTGCGGGAGATCGCCCAGATGAAGATGCCCGATCTGACCAGTGCCAGCATCGAGGCCGCGATGAACACCGTCGAGGGCACCGCCAGGAGTCTCGGCCTCAAGGTCGTGTGATCGGGGAGCGCCATGAAAACCAAGGGCAAGAAGTACCAGAACGTCGCCGACAAGGTGGAACACGCGCGCAAGTATCCGCTGGACGAGGGTATCCGTGTCGTCAAGGAGACCGCCACGGCGAAGTTCGATGAGACGGTCGAGTTGTCGGTGCGGCTCGGGGTCGATCCGCGGCGCGCCGACCAGAACATCCGCGGTTCCGTGGGTCTGCCCCACGGGCTCGGCAAGCCCGTGCGCGTGCTCGCGTTCGCCAAGGGCGAGAAGGAGCGGGAAGCACAGGAGGCGGGCGCGGAGTTCGTCGGCAACGATGATCTGATCAAGAAGATCACCGAGGGGTGGCTCGACTTCGACAAGGTGGTGGCCACGCCCGACATGATGGGCGCGGTCGGCCGCATCGGCAAGATTCTGGGGCCGCGCGGACTCATGCCCAATCCGCGCTCGGGCACGGTGGCCATGGAGATCGGCAAGGCGGTGCAGGAGATCAAGGCCGGCCGGCTCGAATACCGGGTGGACAAGGCAGGCATCGTCCATCTGCCCATCGGCAAGGTGTCGTTCGAAGCCGATGCGCTGCTGGACAACGCCAAGGCCGTCGTGGGGGCGCTGGTGCGGGCCAAGCCCGCCGCCGCCAAGGGTACCTACATCAAGAGCGTGGCCGTGGCCGCGACCATGGGACCGGGGGTCAGGATCGATCCCGCGGAAATTCGCACCATGGCGATCTGAGCGGCGATTGGAGAACAGCGTGGCTCGAGAGGAAAAAACGGCAGTCGTCGGGGCGTTCCAGGAAAAGTTCAGGAGCGCCACCATGGCGGTGTTGACCGAGTATCGTGGTTTGTCGGTCGGCAAGATGACGCAGCTCCGCAGCGACGTCCGCGAGGCGGCCGGCGAGTACAAGGTCGCCAAGAACAACCTGGTGCGGCTGGCGATCCAGGACACGGCGTACCAGGCACTCGAGGACCTCTTGACCGGCCCCAACGGTTGGGTGTTCGCCTACGACGACCCGGTCAGCCTGTCGAAGGCGCTGGTCAAGTTCGCCGAGGCGAACGACGCGCTGACCATCAAGGGCGCGGTCCTGGACGGGACCTTGATCGAGCCGGCGCAAGTCAAGGGTTTGGCCACGCTGCCGAGCCTGCCGGAGTTGCAAGCGCAGTTGCTGTCGTTGATGCAGGCGCCGGCGAGCCGGCTGTTGCGCACGATCCAGGAGCCGGGAAGCCAACTGGTCCGTCTCCTCGACGCGCTCAAGGAAGGCAAGGATTAGGGCCGGGCCGGCACGCGACGCGGTCTTAGGGAAATCCGGGAAATCCGTACACAATGACAGTAGAAGGGGGAGCGCACCAATGGAAGTGAATCGGGAGCAAGTCAAGGACTTCATCAAGAACATGTCTTTGTTGGAGGCCGCGAGTCTGGTCAAGGAGTTGGAAGAGGAGCTCGGGGTGAGCGCGGCGGCTCCCGTGGCCATGGCGGCCGCGGCGCCCGCGGCAGCCGCCGAGGCCGAGGAGCAGACCGAGTTCAACGCGGTGCTGACCAGTTCCGGCGAGAAGAAGATTCAGGTCATCAAGGTGGTCCGGGAGATCACCGGCCTGGGCCTGAAGGAGGCCAAGGACCTCGTGGACGGGGCGCCGAAGAACGTCAAGGAAGGCGTTTCGAAGGACGAGGCCGAAGAGATCAAGACGAAGATCGAGGAGGTCGGAGGCAGCGTCGAGGTCAAGTAACAACGTATTCTAACGAATTCTTCGGGAACGGCCCGGCGACACGTTGCCGGGTGCCGTTTGTCAGGGTCGAGTGAAAGGGGAGCCCATGCCGGTCCACGTGGCCAACAATGTGAGATTGCGCCGGGATTTCGGGCGGATCAAGAAGATCATCGATCTTCCTTACCTCATCGAGATCCAGAAGAACTCCTACGACCTTTTCCTGCAGCGGGATGTTCCGGAAGACCAGCGCCAGGACATCGGTCTTCAGGCCGTCTTCAAGTCCGTCTTCCCTATCAAGGATTTCAACGACACCGCTTCCCTGGAGTACGTCAATTACTCGCTGGGAGAGCCCAAGTACGACGTGGACGAGTGCCACGAGCGCGGCATGAACTTCGCCGCGCCCCTCAAGGTCACGGTGCAGCTCGTGCTCTGGGACGTCGATGCCCAGACCAACTCGCGCAGCATCCGTAACGTCAAGGAGCAGGAAGTCTATTTCGGCGAGGTGCCGTTGATGACGCGCAACGGCACGTTCATGATCAATGGCACCGAGCGTGTCATCGTGAGCCAGCTCCACCGCTCTCCCGGAGTCTTCTTCGAGCACGACAAGGGCAAGACCCACGCCAGCGGCAAGTTCCTCTACTCCGCTCGGGTCATCCCCTACCGGGGCTCGTGGCTCGACTTCGAGTTCGACCCGCGGGACATCCTCTTCGTGCGCATCGACCGCCGGCGGAAGTTCCACGTCACCGTTCTGCTGCGCGCCCTCGGAATGCAGCCCGAGGAGCTGCTCAACACCTTCTACAAGACGGATACGGTACTGTGTGATGCCGAGCGCCCGATGCTCGATGTCAAGCCGCCCCAGCTCGCGGGGCTCCGGGCCACCCGCGACGTCAGGGATCCCGAGTCCAACAACCTGATCGTCCGGGAGGGCCGCCGCTTCACGCGCGCGGTCTTGCGCCAGTTGGACAACGCCGGCATTCGCCAGATCCCCATTGCCTGGGAAGATATCCTGGGACGCGTGGCGGCGCACGATATCGTCGACCCCGAGACCAACCACGTCATCGTCGAGTGCAACGAGGCCATCACGGAGGAGAAGCTGGAGCAGGTCCGCGACAGCGGCGTCAAGCGGCTGGAGCTGTTCTTCCTGGATGACGCGGATACCGGGCCGTACCTGCGCAATACGCTCCTGCAGGACAAGATGCAGTCCTGCGACGAGGCCTTGCTGGAGATCTACCGCCGTCTGCGGCCAGGCGATCCCCCTACCATGGAGACCGCCACGACCTTCTTCAACAACCTGTTCTTCAGCGCGGAACGCTACGACCTTTCGAGGGTCGGGAGGCTGAAGCTGAATCACCGGCTCAAGCAGGACGTGCCTCTGGAGCACGGAGCGCTCCGCAAGGAAGACATTCTGGAGGTGGTCCGCTACCTCATCACCCTGAGAAACGGCAACGGCTCGGTGGACGACATCGACCACCTGGGGAACCGCCGCGTGAGGCCGGTGGGCGAACTGGTCGAGAACCATTTCCGCGTCGGGCTGGTGCGGATGGAGCGGGCCATCAAGGAGAAGATGAGCCTCCAGGACATCGACACGCTCATGCCGCAGGAGCTGATCAACCACAAGCCGGTATCGGCGGCGTTGAAGGAGTTCTTCGGCTCGAGCCAGTTGTCGCAGTTCCTGGACCAGACCAACCCGCTGTCCGAAATCACCCACAAGCGGCGGCTGTCGGCGCTCGGTCCCGGCGGGTTGACCCGGGAACGGGCAGGGTTCGAAGTGCGCGATGTCCATCCCACCCACTACGGCCGGGTCTGCCCCATCGAGACGCCGGAAGGACCCAACATCGGACTCATCGCCTCCCTGTCGACCTATGCGCGGGTGAACGAGTTCGGCTTCATCGAGACGCCCTACCGGGAGGTGGGGGACGGCAAGGTGACCGACCGCATCCACTACCTGTCGGCCCTGGAGGAAGAGGACCACGTCATCGCCCAGGCCAATGCGGCCCTCGACGACGAGGGCGGGTTCACCCAGGACCTGGTGTCCGCGCGCAAGGCCGGCGAGTTCGTGATGGCCCATCCGGGAGACGTCAATTTCATGGACGTGTCGCCCAACCAGCTTGTGAGCGTGGCGGCCTCGCTGATCCCGTTCCTGGAGCACGATGACGCCAACCGCGCCCTGATGGGCTCCAACATGCAGCGCCAGGCCGTGCCCTTGCTCCGTACGGAGGCGCCGCTGGTGGGCACGGGCATGGAGCGCGTGGTCGCCCGTGACTCCGGTGCCACGGTGGTGTCCGAGCGCGGCGGCACCGTCGAGAGCGTCGACTCCACGCGCATCGTCATCAAGGCGGACACGCCATCCGGCGCCTACGCCGACACGGGAGTGGACATCTACGGTCTGGTCAAGTACCAGCGTTCCAACCAGAACACCTGCATCAACCAGCGCCCCATCGTGCGTGTGGGCGATCACGTCGGCGAAGGGGACGTGGTCGCGGACGGGCCTTCCACCGAGATCGGAGAGCTCGCCCTGGGCCGGAACCTGCTCGTGGCGCTGATGCCTTGGGGCGGCTACAATTTCGAGGACTCCATCCTGATCAGCGAACGCGTGGTCAAGGAGGACATCTACACTTCGGTGCACATCGAGGAGTTCGAGTGCGTCTCGCGGGACACCAAGCTGGGTCCGGAGGAGATCACCCGGGACATTCCCAACGCGGGTGACGAGGCCCTCAAGGACCTGGACGAGAGCGGCGTGATCCGCATCGGCGCGGAGGTCAAGCCCGGCGACGTGCTCGTGGGCAAGATCACCCCCAAGGGGGAGACCCAACTCTCGCCGGAGGAAAAGCTGCTGCGCGCGATCTTCGGCGAGAAGGCCGGAGAGGTGCGGGACTCGTCCCTCAAGGTTCCCCCCGGGGTCGAGGGCACGGTCATCAACGTGCGCATCTTCTCGCGCAAGGGCATGCCCAAGGACGAACGCACCATGCTCATCGAGAACGAGGAAGTGGCGCGCCTCACCAAGGACCAGCACGACCAGATCCGCATCGTCCAGGATGGCGCGGTCAAGCGCCTGAAGGAGTTGCTGGTGGGCCGGCGCGCCGGCGCGCGGCTGACCGATGAGAACCGCAAGGTGCTGATCGCCAAGGGTGACGAGCTGACGGAGGAGTTGCTGCAGAGCATCCCCCTCTCCTTCCTGGGGGACCTGAAGCTGGAGGACGCGGAGCTGGAGGGCGAGGCGAGCCGCATCATCGCGAGCACATCGGCTCAGGTGGATGCCCTCAAGATGCGCTTTCAGGACAAGATCAGCCGCATCACCAGCGGAGACGATCTGCCTCCGGGCATGATCAAGATGGTCAAGGTGCTGGTCGCCATCAAGCGCAAGCTGCAGGTGGGCGACAAGATGGCGGGACGGCACGGCAACAAGGGCGTGATTTCATGCATCCTGCCGGAAGAGGACATGCCGTACCTGGAGGACGGGACCCCGGTGGACATGGTGCTGAACCCCCTGGGAGTTCCCTCCCGCATGAACGTCGGGCAGATCCTCGAAGCCCATCTCGGCTGGGCCGCGCGCAGTCTCGGACGCCAGATCGAGGTGCTGCTCGACGAGAAGTCGTCCGAGCTTGCGGTTCGGCTCAAGGATTGCCTCGGCGACGACGAGTCGGACAAGGTCGGCCTAGACTCCCTGCCGGGAACCGACGTGCGCCGTCTGGCGGACAAGTACCGCCAAGGCGTTCATCTGGCCTCGCCCGTGTTCGATGGTGCGCGCGAGGGCGAGATCTTCAACCTTCTGAAGAAGGCGGACCTGCCGGTGACGGGCCAGGTCACGCTGTACGACGGGCGCAACGGTGAGTCTTTCGACGAGAAGGTGACCGTGGGCGTCATGTACATGATGAAGCTGCACCACCTCGTGGACGACAAGATCCACGCGCGTTCCACCGGCCCGTACTCGCTGGTGACCCAGCAGCCGTTGGGCGGCAAGGCCCAGTTCGGCGGGCAGCGGCTGGGCGAGATGGAGGTCTGGGCGCTGGAAGCGTACGGGGCCGCCTACACGCTGCAGGAAATGCTGACGGTCAAGTCCGACGACGTGGCCGGGCGCACGCGCATGTACGAGGGCATCTTCAAGGGCGATCACTTTCTCGAGCCGGGTTTGCCTGAATCCTTCAACGTCATGGTCAAGGAACTGCAGAGTCTGTGCCTCGACCTCGAGTTGGTGGAATAAGGAGGCGTCATGGAAGAAGTATACAGTCTCTTCGAGAAACCCAAGAATCCGCTCAGCTTCCAGGGAATCAAGATTGCCCTCGCCTCCCCGGACAAGATCCGGTCGTGGTCCCACGGCGAGGTGCGCAAGTCCGAGACCATCAACTACCGGACGTTCAAGCCCGAACGCGACGGTCTGTTCTGCGCCAAGATCTTCGGTCCCACCAAGGATTACGAGTGCAATTGCGGCAAGTACAAGAGGATGCGCCACCGCGGCGTCGTGTGCGAGAAGTGCGGCGTCGAGGTCATCCAGTCGAAGGTGCGCCGGGAGCGCATGGGGCACATCGAGCTGGCCACGCCGGTGGCGCATATCTGGTTCCTGAAGAGCCTGCCGAGCCGCATCGGCGCGTTGCTGGACCTGACCCTCAAGGACCTGGAGAAGGTCCTGTATTTCGAGTCCTACATCGTGATGGATCCCGGCTCCACCAAGCTCCAGTACAAGGAGTTGCTCACCGAGGCGCGCTACCGCAGGGCGGTCGAGGAGTACGGCAGCGATTTCACGGCGCACATGGGGGCGGAAGCCATCCGGGAGCTGTTGGGCCACATCGAGGTGGACAAGCTCTCGGAGGAGTTGCGCACCGAGCTGCGTGACGCCAATTCGGAGGTCAAGAGGAAGAAGCTCGCCAAGCGCCTGAAGGTGCTCAACGCGTTCCGAAGCTCCAAGAACCGGCCCGAGTGGATGATCCTGGAAGTGATCCCCATCATCCCGCCGGACCTGCGTCCCCTGGTGCCGCTGGACGGCGGGCGTTTCGCCACCTCCGACCTGAACGACCTGTATCGCCGGGTGATCAACCGCAACAACCGGTTGAAGCGGCTGATGGAGCTGAACGCGCCGGACATCATCATCCGCAACGAGAAGCGGATGCTGCAGGAGGCGGCCGACGCGCTGTTCGACAACGGTCGGCGCGGCCGGGCCATCACCGGTCCCAACCGGCGCCCCCTCAAGTCGCTCAGCGACATG
The nucleotide sequence above comes from Deltaproteobacteria bacterium. Encoded proteins:
- the rpoB gene encoding DNA-directed RNA polymerase subunit beta, with translation MPVHVANNVRLRRDFGRIKKIIDLPYLIEIQKNSYDLFLQRDVPEDQRQDIGLQAVFKSVFPIKDFNDTASLEYVNYSLGEPKYDVDECHERGMNFAAPLKVTVQLVLWDVDAQTNSRSIRNVKEQEVYFGEVPLMTRNGTFMINGTERVIVSQLHRSPGVFFEHDKGKTHASGKFLYSARVIPYRGSWLDFEFDPRDILFVRIDRRRKFHVTVLLRALGMQPEELLNTFYKTDTVLCDAERPMLDVKPPQLAGLRATRDVRDPESNNLIVREGRRFTRAVLRQLDNAGIRQIPIAWEDILGRVAAHDIVDPETNHVIVECNEAITEEKLEQVRDSGVKRLELFFLDDADTGPYLRNTLLQDKMQSCDEALLEIYRRLRPGDPPTMETATTFFNNLFFSAERYDLSRVGRLKLNHRLKQDVPLEHGALRKEDILEVVRYLITLRNGNGSVDDIDHLGNRRVRPVGELVENHFRVGLVRMERAIKEKMSLQDIDTLMPQELINHKPVSAALKEFFGSSQLSQFLDQTNPLSEITHKRRLSALGPGGLTRERAGFEVRDVHPTHYGRVCPIETPEGPNIGLIASLSTYARVNEFGFIETPYREVGDGKVTDRIHYLSALEEEDHVIAQANAALDDEGGFTQDLVSARKAGEFVMAHPGDVNFMDVSPNQLVSVAASLIPFLEHDDANRALMGSNMQRQAVPLLRTEAPLVGTGMERVVARDSGATVVSERGGTVESVDSTRIVIKADTPSGAYADTGVDIYGLVKYQRSNQNTCINQRPIVRVGDHVGEGDVVADGPSTEIGELALGRNLLVALMPWGGYNFEDSILISERVVKEDIYTSVHIEEFECVSRDTKLGPEEITRDIPNAGDEALKDLDESGVIRIGAEVKPGDVLVGKITPKGETQLSPEEKLLRAIFGEKAGEVRDSSLKVPPGVEGTVINVRIFSRKGMPKDERTMLIENEEVARLTKDQHDQIRIVQDGAVKRLKELLVGRRAGARLTDENRKVLIAKGDELTEELLQSIPLSFLGDLKLEDAELEGEASRIIASTSAQVDALKMRFQDKISRITSGDDLPPGMIKMVKVLVAIKRKLQVGDKMAGRHGNKGVISCILPEEDMPYLEDGTPVDMVLNPLGVPSRMNVGQILEAHLGWAARSLGRQIEVLLDEKSSELAVRLKDCLGDDESDKVGLDSLPGTDVRRLADKYRQGVHLASPVFDGAREGEIFNLLKKADLPVTGQVTLYDGRNGESFDEKVTVGVMYMMKLHHLVDDKIHARSTGPYSLVTQQPLGGKAQFGGQRLGEMEVWALEAYGAAYTLQEMLTVKSDDVAGRTRMYEGIFKGDHFLEPGLPESFNVMVKELQSLCLDLELVE